The proteins below are encoded in one region of Salvelinus sp. IW2-2015 unplaced genomic scaffold, ASM291031v2 Un_scaffold5547, whole genome shotgun sequence:
- the LOC112078326 gene encoding AT-rich interactive domain-containing protein 4B encodes MGKPATSRPANKHCAPPSPPSPWLTAGHAGAVAVEFVHQAVVPGSWRTEVKDESSTSEEDEEEEEQEEEASEEEEEEEVEPFPEERDNFLQQLYKFMEDRGTPINKKPVLGYRNLDLFKLYRLVHQLGGFHDIESGSVWKTVYQALGIPVLNSAAGYNVKCAYRKYVVRAR; translated from the exons atgggaaaaccagccacgtcgcggccAGCTAACAAGCACTgcgcccccccctcccctccttctccgtggctgac cgcTGGGCATGCGGGAGCTGTGGCTGTGGAGTTTGTGCATCAGGCGGTGGTGCCCGGCTCCTGGAGGACTGAGGTGAAAGACGAGAGTTCCACcagtgaggaagatgaggaggaggaagagcaggaggaagaggccagcgaagaagaggaagag GAGGAAGTGGAGCCGTTccctgaggagagagacaactTCCTGCAGCAGCTGTACAAGTTCATGGAGGACAGAG GAACCCCCATCAACAAGAAGCCCGTGCTGGGCTACAGGAACCTGGACCTCTTCAAGCTCTACAGACTGGTGCACCAACTGGGAGGCTTCCACGAT attgagagcggGTCCGTATGGAAGACTGTCTACCAAGCTCTGGGAATCCCTGTTCTCAACTCTGCCGCCGGCTACAATGTCAAATGTGCTTACCGCAAGTACGTAGTGAGAGCCCGTTGA